One Sandaracinaceae bacterium DNA window includes the following coding sequences:
- a CDS encoding CarD family transcriptional regulator, giving the protein MQARKQQFKVGDKAVYPARGVAEVVSIEEKDIAGNRQQFYVLRLLDTEQKIMVPVANAKNVGLRPPVSEKEINDIFEILKEQTIAFDNQTWNRRYRGFMDKIKTGSVYDVAEVLRDLYRLKAEKSLSFGERQMLDKARTLIVKEIAVARRRSEDKVIAEIEAIFEAN; this is encoded by the coding sequence ATGCAGGCTCGCAAGCAGCAGTTCAAGGTCGGAGACAAAGCCGTCTATCCGGCTCGAGGCGTCGCCGAGGTCGTGTCCATCGAAGAGAAGGACATCGCAGGCAACCGTCAGCAGTTCTACGTCCTCCGCCTGCTCGACACCGAGCAGAAGATCATGGTCCCCGTCGCCAACGCGAAGAACGTCGGCCTCCGCCCTCCGGTCTCGGAGAAGGAGATCAACGACATCTTCGAGATCCTCAAAGAGCAGACGATCGCGTTCGACAACCAGACGTGGAACCGCCGCTACCGCGGGTTCATGGACAAGATCAAGACCGGCAGCGTCTACGACGTCGCCGAGGTGCTCCGCGACCTCTACCGCCTCAAGGCGGAGAAGTCCCTTTCGTTCGGTGAGCGTCAGATGCTCGACAAAGCACGCACGCTGATCGTGAAGGAAATCGCCGTCGCTCGCCGTCGCAGCGAGGACAAGGTCATCGCCGAGATCGAGGCGATCTTCGAAGCCAACTGA
- a CDS encoding Rne/Rng family ribonuclease: MANDTIVISVDVGETRVALIEDGILAELYVERERDRSPVGSIYLGKVTRVLPGMQAAFVDIGLDRAAFLHVEDVIPTTDLDRLANKDDDDNGNSNGAAKKKRGRVTRKTPIRDVLKEGQQIVVQVSKGPISTKGARVTSHVSLPGRYVVYMPTIEHVGVSKRIGNDRERRRLREVIDSCKPPSGGLIVRTVAAGLTKGGLKADVGYLVKTWDEILEKQKKLRRAPTSLYAELDIVCRTARDMFTESVRKIIIDDAEEYGRLKKFVEDFMPERAGDVELYEGGDPIMDAFGLEDEIARALSRKVPLPSGGYLIIDQAEALTAIDVNTGRFTGKGKDVEETIFQTNLEAVKEIGYQLRFRNIGGLIVLDFIDMERSSHREKVYRALLKELKKDKSKTTAVRISELGLVEMTRKRTRESLGRTLYEPCFFCDGTGQLMSKTTVCHEILRQIRREKDSLPGFKVVVNAHPAICDMFQREEKKALQRASARYARQIVLQARKDYHLEQFDLTGQ; encoded by the coding sequence ATGGCGAACGATACAATCGTAATCAGCGTTGACGTCGGGGAGACCCGCGTCGCCCTGATCGAAGACGGAATCCTGGCAGAGCTGTACGTCGAGCGTGAGCGCGACCGCAGCCCGGTCGGCAGCATCTATCTCGGCAAGGTTACCCGCGTGCTCCCGGGCATGCAGGCGGCCTTCGTCGACATAGGGCTCGACCGCGCCGCCTTCCTGCACGTCGAAGACGTGATCCCCACGACGGATCTCGATCGGCTGGCGAACAAGGACGACGACGACAACGGCAACAGCAACGGCGCCGCCAAGAAGAAGCGGGGACGGGTCACGCGCAAGACGCCGATCCGAGACGTGCTCAAGGAGGGCCAGCAGATCGTCGTGCAGGTGAGCAAAGGGCCCATCAGCACGAAGGGCGCCCGCGTCACCAGCCACGTCTCCCTCCCCGGCCGCTACGTCGTGTACATGCCGACGATCGAGCACGTGGGCGTCAGCAAGCGGATCGGCAACGACCGTGAGCGGCGCCGACTTCGGGAGGTCATCGACTCGTGCAAGCCGCCGTCGGGCGGGCTCATCGTGCGCACGGTCGCGGCGGGCCTGACCAAGGGCGGGCTCAAGGCGGACGTCGGCTACCTGGTCAAGACCTGGGACGAAATCCTCGAGAAGCAGAAGAAGCTCCGACGCGCCCCGACCTCGCTCTACGCAGAGCTCGACATCGTCTGCCGGACCGCGCGCGACATGTTCACCGAGAGCGTGCGCAAGATCATCATCGACGACGCCGAGGAGTACGGGCGCCTGAAGAAGTTCGTCGAGGACTTCATGCCCGAGCGGGCCGGCGACGTGGAGCTCTACGAGGGCGGCGATCCGATCATGGACGCGTTCGGCCTCGAGGACGAGATCGCCAGGGCGCTCAGCCGCAAGGTGCCGCTGCCCTCGGGCGGCTATCTGATCATCGATCAGGCCGAGGCGCTCACCGCCATCGACGTCAACACGGGTCGCTTCACCGGGAAGGGGAAGGACGTCGAGGAGACGATCTTCCAGACCAACCTCGAGGCGGTGAAGGAGATCGGCTACCAGCTGCGCTTCCGCAACATCGGCGGCCTCATCGTGCTCGACTTCATCGACATGGAGCGCTCGAGCCACCGCGAGAAGGTCTATCGCGCGCTCCTCAAGGAGCTGAAGAAGGACAAGTCCAAGACGACCGCGGTGCGGATCAGCGAGCTCGGCCTGGTCGAGATGACCCGCAAGCGGACGCGTGAGTCGCTGGGGCGGACCCTCTACGAGCCGTGCTTCTTCTGTGACGGCACCGGGCAGCTCATGAGCAAGACCACGGTCTGCCACGAGATCTTGCGCCAGATCCGGCGCGAGAAGGACTCCCTCCCGGGCTTCAAGGTCGTCGTCAACGCGCACCCCGCGATCTGCGACATGTTCCAGCGCGAAGAGAAGAAAGCGCTCCAGCGCGCGAGCGCGCGTTACGCCCGACAGATCGTGTTACAAGCCCGGAAGGACTACCATCTGGAGCAGTTCGATCTGACCGGGCAGTGA
- a CDS encoding PilZ domain-containing protein — protein MSEENGESNDKRVEERVTINKEFESFDAFIHEYVTNISRTGVFVKSKQPLTIGTRVNLKFTVIMDDIETIEGVGQVVRVQEDPPGMGVVFTELSQYSQHLIERLLTAPPGAESEE, from the coding sequence ATGTCCGAAGAGAACGGCGAGAGCAACGACAAGCGAGTGGAAGAGCGCGTCACCATCAACAAGGAGTTCGAATCCTTCGACGCGTTCATTCACGAGTACGTGACCAACATCTCTCGGACCGGCGTCTTCGTGAAGAGCAAGCAGCCTCTCACCATCGGGACGCGCGTGAACCTCAAGTTCACGGTCATCATGGATGACATCGAGACGATCGAGGGCGTCGGGCAGGTGGTGCGCGTCCAGGAGGATCCGCCCGGTATGGGTGTGGTCTTCACGGAGCTGAGCCAGTACTCCCAGCATCTCATCGAGCGCCTGCTCACCGCGCCTCCGGGGGCGGAGAGCGAGGAATGA
- a CDS encoding J domain-containing protein, with protein sequence MRRIADATRAKLDGWRDRKVVRIDGKALSELSDAELESELARRRRARGHKPAAGSSARGRGGTGKAPGWKVRQWYRDLELEPKSSREQVEEAYQRLMKKYDPDKYDDAEKRRAAVRLVVGLREAYDGLIEQHFEA encoded by the coding sequence ATGCGAAGGATCGCCGACGCAACGCGCGCCAAGCTCGACGGGTGGAGAGACCGCAAGGTGGTGCGCATCGACGGCAAAGCGCTGAGTGAGCTGAGCGACGCGGAGCTCGAGTCCGAGCTCGCGCGCCGCCGCCGCGCGCGCGGTCACAAGCCCGCGGCCGGCTCCAGCGCGAGAGGCCGCGGCGGCACGGGCAAGGCGCCGGGCTGGAAGGTGCGGCAGTGGTACCGCGACCTCGAGCTGGAGCCGAAGTCGTCCCGTGAGCAGGTCGAAGAGGCGTACCAGCGCCTCATGAAGAAGTACGACCCCGACAAGTACGACGACGCCGAGAAGCGGCGCGCCGCCGTCCGCCTCGTCGTCGGCCTGCGCGAGGCCTACGACGGCCTGATCGAGCAGCACTTCGAGGCCTGA
- a CDS encoding DUF4388 domain-containing protein — translation MEPSVPKMTPPPPSRPAKQYALRFISGKYQGGEFPLPVSKEIVVGRSSELDMVLVEDMVSRRHAKITVTGDQIFIQDLGSTNGTFVNGEKIKRARLQEGDRILIGTSIIKLVAVDSSSVNDGSGAKSNLEDVAAGRRTSQVRTMSGSIAEIPLPDLMQLFSASKKSGTLVIRTDQDVGKLFFDGGSVVYSTVNDNFDVSPLKSLYRILTWEDGTFDMEPPEEREFLEPISMSTEGILMEAMRQIDEIRRLGPDMPPMHATISLAMPMIPPLRDLAPEELDVLQLAYNYGHTETILNKSLASDLDTSQILIKLLKSGYLRVE, via the coding sequence ATGGAGCCGTCGGTCCCCAAGATGACCCCTCCGCCGCCTTCGCGGCCCGCCAAGCAGTACGCGCTGCGGTTCATCTCCGGCAAGTACCAGGGGGGGGAATTCCCTCTCCCCGTGTCGAAGGAGATCGTGGTCGGTCGCTCGAGCGAGCTCGACATGGTCCTCGTCGAGGACATGGTGTCGCGCCGTCACGCCAAGATCACCGTGACCGGTGACCAGATCTTCATCCAGGATCTGGGCTCCACGAACGGCACGTTCGTCAACGGCGAGAAGATCAAGCGGGCGCGCCTCCAGGAGGGCGACCGGATCCTGATCGGGACCAGCATCATCAAGCTCGTCGCGGTCGACTCGAGCAGCGTCAACGACGGCAGCGGCGCCAAGAGCAACCTCGAGGACGTGGCGGCCGGCCGACGCACCTCGCAGGTCCGCACGATGAGCGGGTCCATCGCCGAGATCCCGCTCCCCGACCTGATGCAGCTCTTCAGCGCGAGCAAGAAGAGCGGGACGCTCGTGATCCGGACCGACCAGGACGTCGGCAAGCTCTTCTTCGACGGCGGCTCGGTCGTCTACTCGACGGTCAACGACAACTTCGACGTCTCGCCGCTCAAGAGCCTCTATCGCATCCTCACGTGGGAGGACGGCACCTTCGACATGGAGCCTCCGGAGGAGCGCGAGTTCCTCGAGCCCATCTCGATGAGCACCGAGGGCATCCTCATGGAGGCGATGCGGCAGATCGACGAGATCCGCCGTCTCGGCCCGGACATGCCGCCCATGCACGCCACGATCTCGCTGGCGATGCCGATGATCCCGCCGCTCCGAGACCTCGCCCCCGAGGAGCTGGACGTGCTCCAGCTCGCCTACAACTACGGCCACACGGAGACGATCCTCAACAAGAGCCTCGCGAGCGACCTGGATACGAGCCAGATCCTGATCAAGCTCCTGAAGAGCGGCTACCTGCGGGTCGAGTAG
- the frr gene encoding ribosome recycling factor, producing MIKDAIAELEDAIGKAHQALRRELGTLRTGRASPELLESIKVDYYGTPTPINQMASVTVPEARSLLIKPWDKSTIQLIEKAIQTSPVDLNPQNDGEVIRIPIPALTEERRKSLTKVARDYGEKCKIAIRSARHDARDFIEGLKKDGDVGEDEADRGLKQVESVVQDGNAKTDDIVSSKEKDIMEI from the coding sequence ATGATCAAAGACGCCATCGCGGAGCTCGAAGACGCCATCGGTAAGGCACACCAGGCGCTTCGGCGCGAGCTGGGGACCCTCCGGACGGGGCGCGCCAGCCCCGAGCTGCTCGAGTCGATCAAGGTCGACTACTACGGCACACCGACGCCCATCAACCAGATGGCCAGCGTCACCGTGCCCGAGGCGCGCAGCCTGCTCATCAAGCCGTGGGACAAGTCCACGATCCAGCTGATCGAGAAGGCCATCCAGACCTCGCCGGTCGACCTCAACCCGCAGAACGACGGTGAGGTCATCCGCATCCCGATCCCGGCGCTGACCGAGGAGCGCCGCAAGAGCCTGACGAAGGTCGCGCGCGACTACGGCGAGAAGTGCAAGATCGCCATTCGCTCTGCCCGACACGACGCCCGCGACTTCATCGAGGGGCTCAAGAAGGACGGCGACGTCGGTGAGGACGAGGCCGACCGCGGCCTCAAGCAGGTCGAGAGCGTGGTCCAGGACGGCAACGCGAAGACCGACGACATCGTCAGCTCCAAAGAGAAAGACATCATGGAGATCTGA
- the pyrH gene encoding UMP kinase, whose amino-acid sequence MLEVSPDLRIRRVMLKLSGEALCGDTGYGVDPDTMRNISGEIAEVRALGAQMALVIGGGNIFRGLRGSAQGMDRASADYMGMLATVINALALQDALEKLKVPTRVLSALEIRQVAEPYIRRRAMRHLEKGRVVIFAAGTGNPFFSTDTAAALRAMEIGAELLVKATKVDGVYDKDPEKHDDAELLPRISYDRVLADRLAVMDSTAITLCRDNRLQIRVCSLKRRGTIKRVVLGEDVGTLVQEEG is encoded by the coding sequence ATGCTCGAAGTCTCCCCCGACCTGCGCATTCGTCGCGTGATGCTCAAGCTCTCCGGTGAAGCGCTCTGCGGCGACACCGGCTACGGGGTCGACCCCGACACCATGCGGAACATCAGCGGGGAGATCGCGGAGGTGCGGGCCCTCGGCGCCCAGATGGCCCTCGTGATCGGCGGCGGCAACATCTTCCGCGGGCTCCGCGGGAGCGCGCAGGGCATGGACCGCGCGAGCGCCGACTACATGGGCATGCTGGCGACGGTCATCAACGCGCTGGCGCTCCAGGACGCGCTCGAGAAGCTGAAGGTCCCGACCCGCGTGCTCAGCGCCCTCGAGATCCGCCAGGTCGCCGAGCCGTACATTCGCCGCCGCGCCATGCGGCACCTCGAGAAGGGGCGCGTGGTCATCTTCGCGGCCGGCACGGGCAACCCCTTCTTCAGCACCGACACCGCCGCCGCGCTCCGCGCGATGGAGATCGGCGCCGAGCTGCTCGTCAAGGCGACCAAGGTCGACGGCGTCTACGACAAGGACCCGGAGAAGCACGACGACGCGGAGCTGCTGCCGCGCATCAGCTACGATCGCGTGCTGGCCGACCGGCTCGCGGTGATGGACTCGACCGCGATCACGCTCTGCCGCGACAACCGGCTCCAGATCCGGGTCTGCTCGCTCAAGCGGCGAGGGACCATCAAGCGGGTCGTGCTCGGCGAGGACGTCGGCACGCTGGTCCAGGAAGAGGGCTGA
- the tsf gene encoding translation elongation factor Ts → MANVTAQDVKALRDRTGAGMMDCKNALVEAEGDHEKALEIIQKKGLAKAAKKAGAIAAEGVIHAYIHAGSRIGVLVEVNCQTDFVARNEEFTAFVDEVGLQIASSAPLYVRESDIPAADIEKQKSIFVGQLEEEEKQTGKKRPEQAIAKIIEGKLAKWMKEACLDDQELVTRDDKTTVAKACENLTVKLGEKIAVRRFVRYELGEGIEVQKKDLAADVAETLAKGS, encoded by the coding sequence ATGGCGAACGTCACAGCTCAGGATGTGAAGGCGCTGCGTGATCGCACCGGCGCTGGGATGATGGACTGCAAGAACGCGCTCGTGGAGGCCGAAGGCGACCACGAGAAGGCGCTCGAGATCATCCAGAAGAAGGGCCTCGCGAAGGCCGCCAAGAAGGCCGGCGCGATCGCGGCCGAGGGCGTGATCCACGCGTACATTCACGCGGGGAGCCGCATCGGCGTGCTCGTCGAGGTCAACTGCCAGACGGACTTCGTGGCGCGGAACGAAGAGTTCACCGCGTTCGTCGACGAGGTCGGTCTCCAGATCGCCTCCTCTGCGCCCCTCTACGTGCGCGAGTCGGACATCCCGGCCGCGGACATCGAGAAGCAGAAGAGCATCTTCGTCGGTCAGCTCGAAGAGGAAGAGAAGCAGACCGGCAAGAAGCGCCCCGAGCAGGCCATCGCGAAGATCATCGAAGGCAAGCTCGCCAAGTGGATGAAGGAGGCCTGCCTCGACGACCAGGAGCTGGTCACCCGAGACGACAAGACCACCGTCGCCAAGGCGTGCGAGAACCTCACGGTGAAGCTCGGCGAGAAGATCGCCGTGCGCCGCTTCGTGCGCTACGAGCTCGGCGAGGGCATCGAGGTCCAGAAGAAGGATCTCGCGGCCGACGTCGCCGAGACCCTCGCCAAGGGCAGCTGA
- the rpsB gene encoding 30S ribosomal protein S2 produces the protein MSEAETQTDTSAQPEAPVAEAPAAAEAAPAAPAQPTQQVHDDHPAASGDFPIGLRALIDAGVHFGHQTRRWNPKMRPFIFGARNGIHIIDLDQTAVLFKRAYDFCVEAVGRGGHVLFVGTKRQAVDTVREEAERAGQFYVTGRWLGGTLTNFRTVKGAIERLRELERMFDDGTAEAFVKKEQLRMRREQDRLEKFIGGIKMMNTLPSVLFVIDPHHEHIAIREARKLHIPIIAITDTNCDPDLIDFVVPGNDDAIRSIKLFTSRIADACVAGQQRRRDYGQQGYGQQSQGGDVQVEFSRGRRGGRGGGGGGGGGGGRPRR, from the coding sequence ATGAGTGAAGCCGAGACGCAGACGGATACGTCTGCCCAGCCCGAAGCCCCCGTTGCCGAGGCCCCTGCTGCTGCTGAAGCTGCCCCCGCGGCCCCGGCGCAGCCCACCCAGCAGGTCCACGACGACCACCCCGCCGCGAGCGGCGACTTCCCGATCGGCCTCCGGGCCCTGATCGACGCCGGCGTGCACTTCGGTCACCAGACCCGCCGCTGGAACCCGAAGATGCGCCCCTTCATCTTCGGCGCCCGCAACGGGATCCACATCATCGATCTCGACCAGACGGCCGTGCTCTTCAAGCGCGCGTACGACTTCTGCGTCGAGGCGGTCGGCCGCGGCGGCCACGTGCTCTTCGTCGGCACCAAGCGCCAGGCCGTGGACACCGTCCGCGAAGAGGCGGAGCGCGCCGGCCAGTTCTACGTCACGGGCCGCTGGCTCGGTGGCACGCTGACCAACTTCCGCACCGTCAAGGGCGCCATCGAGCGCCTGCGCGAGCTCGAGCGCATGTTCGACGACGGCACCGCGGAGGCCTTCGTGAAGAAGGAGCAGCTCCGGATGCGTCGCGAGCAGGACCGCCTCGAGAAGTTCATCGGCGGCATCAAGATGATGAACACGCTCCCCTCGGTGCTCTTCGTCATCGATCCGCACCACGAGCACATCGCGATCCGCGAGGCGCGCAAGCTCCACATTCCGATCATCGCGATCACCGACACCAACTGCGACCCCGACCTGATCGACTTCGTCGTGCCCGGCAACGACGACGCGATCCGCTCGATCAAGCTCTTCACGTCGCGCATCGCCGACGCGTGCGTCGCCGGCCAGCAGCGCCGTCGCGACTACGGCCAGCAGGGCTACGGTCAGCAGAGCCAGGGCGGCGACGTCCAGGTCGAGTTCTCGCGTGGTCGCCGCGGTGGCCGCGGCGGCGGCGGCGGTGGTGGCGGCGGCGGTGGCCGTCCGCGCCGCTGA